The proteins below are encoded in one region of Dioscorea cayenensis subsp. rotundata cultivar TDr96_F1 unplaced genomic scaffold, TDr96_F1_v2_PseudoChromosome.rev07_lg8_w22 25.fasta BLBR01001192.1, whole genome shotgun sequence:
- the LOC120255762 gene encoding uncharacterized protein LOC120255762 isoform X6, whose amino-acid sequence MDFVGKLCIGAVCSCIQSPVVSEGMGHIFCTKEKLDSLDSPMEALMARKRDFETQLDIPCSSRQRPTYQLQFWLEKVSEKDEEVKQLKDKFGKQECTFGTCYLNCYSRGTTSYTSPCFIKSSGKRNWFKS is encoded by the exons ATGGACTTTGTTGGGAAACTTTGCATTGGGGCTGTCTGTTCTTGCATTCAGAGTCCTGTTGTGAGTGAGGGCATGGGTCATATCTTTTGCACAAAAGAGAAACTTGATAGTTTAGACAGCCCCATGGAAGCTCTCATGGCCAGGAAGAGGGACTTTGAGACACAGCTTGATATTCCCTGCAGCTCAAGACAAAGACCAACCTATCAGCTTCAATTCTGGCTCGAAAAG GTTAGTGAAAAAGATGAGGAGGTAAAGCAGTTGAAAGATAAATTTGGCAAACAGGAATGCACTTTTGGTACTTGTTATCTAAATTGTTATTCAAG AGGAACAACCTCCTATACCAGTCCCTGCTTCATTAAAAGTAGTGGGAAGAGGAATTGGTTCAAATCTTGA
- the LOC120255762 gene encoding uncharacterized protein LOC120255762 isoform X1 → MDFVGKLCIGAVCSCIQSPVVSEGMGHIFCTKEKLDSLDSPMEALMARKRDFETQLDIPCSSRQRPTYQLQFWLEKVSEKDEEVKQLKDKFGKQECTFGTCYLNCYSRCRTSRDAMVLLNEINELKEEQLQVSFVEEQPPIPVPASLKVVGRGIGSNLDVTRSYLADETVGMVGIWGMGGCRQDHTIEKNLQLIVGR, encoded by the exons ATGGACTTTGTTGGGAAACTTTGCATTGGGGCTGTCTGTTCTTGCATTCAGAGTCCTGTTGTGAGTGAGGGCATGGGTCATATCTTTTGCACAAAAGAGAAACTTGATAGTTTAGACAGCCCCATGGAAGCTCTCATGGCCAGGAAGAGGGACTTTGAGACACAGCTTGATATTCCCTGCAGCTCAAGACAAAGACCAACCTATCAGCTTCAATTCTGGCTCGAAAAG GTTAGTGAAAAAGATGAGGAGGTAAAGCAGTTGAAAGATAAATTTGGCAAACAGGAATGCACTTTTGGTACTTGTTATCTAAATTGTTATTCAAGGTGTAGAACAAGTAGAGATGCAATGGTTTTATTGAATGAGATAAATGAGTTGAAAGAAGAACAATTACAAGTCTCATTTGTAGAGGAACAACCTCCTATACCAGTCCCTGCTTCATTAAAAGTAGTGGGAAGAGGAATTGGTTCAAATCTTGATGTTACTCGCAGTTATCTAGCAGATGAAACAGTCGGAATGGTGGGGATATGGGGCATGGGGGGTTGTCGGCAAGACCACACTATTGAGAAAAATCTACAACTCATTGTTGGACGATGA